The following DNA comes from Desulfitibacter sp. BRH_c19.
ATTCAACCGTCCAATCTCCTTAATATAGCTATTTCTTACTGGCAATTTGCTCCTTATTAACTAGAGATAGCTCGATTGTTTTGAGAAACAAGATAATTTCTCAACGTATCTCCCCTTAATCCTACTCGTAGTGCTTCTAAGGACATGACTTCTGCTGCTTGAATATTTCCTAGATTAACATTAGTACCTAACCTCATTATCAGTTCCTGTTGCTGGTTTTTATGAGGTGCCTCCCAAAGGATTTTATTAACATCTGAAACAGCTCCTAATATTTCATCTAGCTCTTCTTCCTTTATCTTACCCCTTTCATCGTATATTACAACACCCTTTCCAGATTCTCTTCCTTCTACAATAACTTTATATGCACCCCATTCAATATCCAGATTGATTTGCTCCAAAATATCCGTGTTAGATAACTCATCACGAGCATCTTTCTTACCAACTTCACTTAACACAATAAATCCCATCTCTAGGGCCTTTTCGATTGCTCTTTTTCTCACTTTTCGGCTCATATTTATTGTACCATCAGATACTTCTATGCAACTATATCCAAGGGCTCTAGCTTTTTCTAAATAGAGATCAAGCTTTCCTTGTAAGACAGCAACTTCTAGGAATGTACCTCCTGGATAAATATGGATTCCCATTGACCTTACAAGATTAATTTTTTTGTGTAAAACATCTCCTGTATATAAAGCAGAGGTACCAAAACCTAGTTTAACAAAATCTATATATTTTCCTGCAGTTTCAAGCGTATCAGCTAAATCTGATAAGCCCATACCCTTATCAATTATCATTGTAAATCCATTGTCCCTGGGTTTTTGCTGTCTTTCAGGCAATGGAAATTCAACCAGTCCATCCCATCCATCTTTATTTATATTCAAACGTCTCATCTCCTTTTACTGGCTTTTTCTCGCATATAAGTAAATCTAATTCTGCATTTAATGTATGCAGATTATAAGGAAATGTGCAAAAAAAAACATCTCAGTTATACAGAAATGTTTCCTCGTTATTTATTTTATACTCTATCTTTTGTTTTTTTCTGAGCTAGCAGCCTTTGTCATTTGACACGAGCCTTGGAATAGAGCTCCGTCATCTATTATTAGTGAACTAGTAGAAATATCTCCTTCAATTCTTCCAGTAGATGCTATCTCTAGTTTTTCTGAAACGCTGACGTTTCCTTTAATAATACCCGCAACTAAAAGATTTCTTGCCTTTAAACCTGCTGACACAAAACCACCTTCACCAACCACTACATCTCCTTGACATTCAACTTCACCTTCTATTTTTCCATCTACTCTTAAAGTGCCTTGTCCTTTTAAATTTCCTTGAAAATTAGAGTCTTTACCAATAATGGTATCAACTTTTTCCATATTAACTGTATCTTTTTTCTTAAACATGTTATCACCCTTTATTTTAAAACATTTTGAGGATTAATTCTCTTGCCATTATAATCTATCATATAATGAACATGGGCTCCAGTTGACCTTCCGCTAGTTCCAACCCTTGCAATTGACTCCCCTTTTTTGACACTATCTCCTACCTTAACGAGATTAACT
Coding sequences within:
- a CDS encoding phosphosulfolactate synthase → MRRLNINKDGWDGLVEFPLPERQQKPRDNGFTMIIDKGMGLSDLADTLETAGKYIDFVKLGFGTSALYTGDVLHKKINLVRSMGIHIYPGGTFLEVAVLQGKLDLYLEKARALGYSCIEVSDGTINMSRKVRKRAIEKALEMGFIVLSEVGKKDARDELSNTDILEQINLDIEWGAYKVIVEGRESGKGVVIYDERGKIKEEELDEILGAVSDVNKILWEAPHKNQQQELIMRLGTNVNLGNIQAAEVMSLEALRVGLRGDTLRNYLVSQNNRAISS